GCGAGGACGACGAGGTCCGTGCGGCCTTCGCCAGCGAGCTCGCCAAGCTGGCGGATGCCTTCGTCAGCGACGGGTTCGGCGTCGTGCACCGCAAGCAGGCCTCCGTCTACGACATCGCGCTGCGACTGCCCGCAGCGATGGGCGGCCTCGTCGCCGACGAGGTCGAGGTGCTCCACCGCCTCACCCACGAGCCGCAGCGGCCCTACGCCGTGGTGCTGGGCGGGTCGAAGGTCTCGGACAAGCTGGGTGTCATCGACAACCTCCTCACCAAGGCCGACACGCTGCTCATCGGCGGCGGGATGGTCTTCACCTTCCTCGCGGCCCAGGGCCACGAGGTCGGCAAGAGCCTGCTCGAGGAGGACCAGCTCGACACCTGTCGCGACTACCTCGCGCGCGCCGAGGAGACCGGGGTCGAGATCGTGCTCCCCGCCGACGTGGTGGTCGACACGGCGTTCCCGTCGGGAGACCGGGAGCCGCAGCCGCAGGTCGTCGCCGCCGACGCCATCCCGGCCGACAGCCTGGGTCTCGACATCGGACCCACCGCCGCGGCGCGGTTCGCCGAGGTGGTGGGCGGTGCGACGACCGTCTTCTGGAACGGCCCCATGGGCGTGTTCGAGACGCCCGCCTTCGCCGAGGGCACCCGCGCGGTCGCCGAGGCGCTGACCGGCGTCCAGGGGTTGTCGGTGGTCGGGGGCGGCGACTCCGCGGCCGCCGTCCGCGCCCTGGGCTTCGACGAGTCGCGCTTCGGCCACATCTCGACCGGTGGTGGCGCCAGCCTCGAGTACCTCGAGGGCAGGGAGCTCCCCGGCATCGCGGTGCTCGAGCGCTGACCCACGTCTCCGCCTCCCTCCCACCCTCCAAGGAGCCCGCATGACCCGCACGCCCCTGATGGCCGGCA
The genomic region above belongs to Nocardioides coralli and contains:
- a CDS encoding phosphoglycerate kinase — encoded protein: MAGIDALGDLRGKRVLVRSDLNVPLDGTTITDDGRIRASVPTIRRLTDAGARVVVMAHLGRPQGEPDPAYSLAPVAARLGELLGQDVAFATDTVGESASTTVDALDDGEVAVLENVRFNSGETSEDDEVRAAFASELAKLADAFVSDGFGVVHRKQASVYDIALRLPAAMGGLVADEVEVLHRLTHEPQRPYAVVLGGSKVSDKLGVIDNLLTKADTLLIGGGMVFTFLAAQGHEVGKSLLEEDQLDTCRDYLARAEETGVEIVLPADVVVDTAFPSGDREPQPQVVAADAIPADSLGLDIGPTAAARFAEVVGGATTVFWNGPMGVFETPAFAEGTRAVAEALTGVQGLSVVGGGDSAAAVRALGFDESRFGHISTGGGASLEYLEGRELPGIAVLER